A segment of the Streptomyces pactum genome:
CCGGGGCCGGGCGGCGTACGGCGGGGCCGTGTCCGCTGCGCGGGATGCGCACCGCGTCCGTCGCGCACGGTGAGGGCGCCCGGCTCGCGGCGGCCGTATCCCTGGTGCTGGCCTCCGCCAAGGTGCGCGACCACGTCGCCGACGGGGACGGACTGCTGGCCCGCCGGCCGGTGGCCCTCGCCGCCCGCCGCATCGCCACCGGCTGGGACGCGGCCGGAGCGCGCGGCGGCGGTGCCGTCGGGTTCGACACCGCCGTACTGGTCGACGCCGTGGACCGGCAGGGCGGCATCGAGGCGCTCGCCGGGCCCGGCACGCCCCTGCTCACCGTCACCGAGCCGACCGAGACCGCGACCGCCGCCGCGTTCGCGCACACCGCGCACCTCGCCGGGCGGCCGCACAACGCGGAGCCGCTCGCCGAGGCCGGGCGCCTCTTCGGCCGGCTCGCCCACCTCCTCGACGCCGTGGAGGACAGGGAGACTGACGCCGCGTCGGGCGCCTGGAACCCGCTCACCGCCACCGGGACCCCGCTCACGGAGGCCCGGCGGCTGGCCGACGACGCCGTGCACGGGGTGCGGCTCGCACTGCGTGCGGTCGAGTTCGGCGACGGCCGGCTGGTGCACCGGCTGCTCGTGCACGAGCTGGGCAACTCCGTCGACCGCGCCTTCGGCACCGTCTCCTGCGCCCACGGCAGTCACCCGTACGCCCCTCCCGGTACCCCTGGAGCCCCGGGCGGCCCCGGTGCGCCGACGCCCCCGGAGCCGCCCCGCCGTGACCGGCGGGGGCTGCTGGCGGGCTGTGCCGTGTGGCTGGGGCTCGCCTGTACGTGTCAGTTGTGCTGCGGCACGTACCACGACCCCTGGAGCGGGGAGCGCAAGGAGGGGCGGTGCACCAACTGCGACTGCGGCGGGTGCGACGGCTGCTGCAGTTGCTGCGACTGCTGCAGCAACTGCTGCGGTGACGACGGGTGCGGCTGCGACGGCTGCGACTGCGGCTGCAACTGCTGAGGTGGTCCGGTGTGCGAGGGTCGTCCCATGACGACGGACGCATCCGGCGAGTGGAAGCGGTGGCACGAGCAGCGCGTCGCGACGGTGTCGGCGCCCTACGGGCCCCTCGCGCTGACCGGCACGCACTGGCTGGAGGACTATCCGGAGGGGCAACTTCCGGACATCCCCGGGAACTGGACGGCGGACGGCGACGCGGTACTGCTGACTGCCGCCGGGGCGGACGGACTCACCGTGGACGGGCGGCCCCTCGACGGTGAGGCGCGGCTCACGGCCGACCCCGGACCGGCGAGCGCGGCCCGGGTGGCCTGCGGTGAGCGGCGGATCGTCGTCCTGTTGCGCGAGGGCGTCTGGGGCGTGCGCGACTTCGACCCGGCCGCCGGGGCGCGCCGGGCGTTCCGGGGCATCGCGGCCACGCCCTACGATCCGCGCTGGTCGGTGCCGGGCCGCTGCACGCCGTACGACACCGGGCGGCGCAGCGTGCGGGTGCCGAACGCGGACAGGCGCGAGCGCGGGCTCGGTCTCGGTGGTGAGCTGGCCTTCACCCTGGCGGGGCGGCACCTCACGCTCCAGGTGGGCGTCGAGGCGGACGGCTCGCTGTGGGCCGTCTTCGCCGACGCCACCAGTGGGAGCACCAGTTACCGCTTCCGGTTCCTGCGTCCCGCCGCGCCGGACGCCGAGGGCCGTACGGTGGTCGACTTCAACCGCGCGCTGCTGCCGCCGTGCGCGTTCGCCGATCACTTCGTGTGCCCCTTGCCGCCGCCGGGGAACACGCTGGACGCCCGCATCGAGGCCGGGGAGCGCGAACTGCGCTGAGGTCCGCCGGGGGTTGGCGGAAGTCGTTCAAAGGTTGACGGCCGAAAGGCACTCTTGCGCCGACCGGTCGTTCGGCCGAATACTCCAACCTCAGCGCTTGTCAGGGTCACGACGTATCCGGAACCCGGGCGTCCATCCCTGGCTGCGCCTCACGGGCCCCAACCCCACAAGAGGGCCCCCGACTTCCTTTGTGGAGGAATGAAGAGTGAGGATCAAGCGCACCACCCCCCGCAGCGGCATCACGAGACGGACTCGGCTGATCGCCGTATCCTCCGGCCTCGTGGCCGCGGCCGCGATCGCGATCCCCAGCGCGAACGCCGCACCCACCCCGGCCACCTTCAGTGCCGCCGAGCTGAACAGCGCCAGCGGCGCGGTGCTCGAGGCCGACGTCCCGGGCACCGCCTGGGCCGTCGACAGCAAGACCGGCCGGGTGCTTCTCACGGTCGACAGCACGGTCTCCCAGGCCGAGATCGCGAAGATCAAGAAGGAGGCCGGCGACAAGGCCGGCGCGTTCACGATCAAGCGCACCCCCGGCACGTTCAACAAGCTCATCCAGGGCGGTGACGCCATCTACGCGAGCAGTTGGCGCTGCTCCCTCGGCTTCAACGTCCGCAGCAGCAGCGGTGCCGAGTACTTCCTGACCGCCGGTCACTGCACCGACGGCGCGGGCACCTGGTACTCGAACTCCGGGCGCACCTCGGTCATCGGCTCGACGGCCGGTTCCAGCTTCCCGGGCAACGACTACGGCATCGTGCGGTACTCGGGGTCGGTCAGCAGGCCCGGTACCGCGAACGGTGTGGACATCACCCGCGCGGCCACCCCGAGCGTGGGTACCACCGTCATCCGTGACGGTTCCACCACCGGCACCCACAGCGGCCGGGTCACCGCCCTGAACGCCACCGTCAACTACGGCGGCGGCGACGTCGTCGGCGGGCTGATCCAGACCACGGTCTGCGCCGAGCCCGGCGACTCCGGTGGCGCGCTCTACGGCAGCAACGGCACCGCGTACGGTCTGACCTCCGGCGGCAGCGGCAACTGCCGCTCCGGTGGTACGACGTTCTTCCAGCCGGTCACGGAGGCCCTGAACGCCTACGGCGTCAGCGTCTACTAGTCCGGCGGCCCGTACGGCGAAGCGCAGTCGGCGGCGCGACGAGCCCCCGTGCACCAACCGGTGTGCGGGGGCTTCCTCCTGTCCGGAGCGGGCTGGGGGGCTTCCTCCTGTCCGGAGCGGGCTGGGGGGCTTCCTCTTGCCCGGACCGGGCTGCGAGGGCCCCCTCCCGTCCGGGCCGGAGTGCCGCCACCGCGTGTAGACGCACACTCGGAGGCCGGAGCGCAAGGGGTGAATTCGAGACAGGGTCAGGTCTTGCCGTCCGGTTCCCGGTTACTCGCTCGTAGCGTTTGCTGAAGTGTTCGCCGCACGAATCCTGCTGGAAGGGACATGAATGGTGAAGGGCGTGTGTGCGCGCTGAAGTTGTCGTGCGCACGTCCTGAAGTCGACCTTGTGTGCCCCCTGTGGGGTTGGGAGAGTTAGCGCTCGTCAACCAGCCTTCCGGCCCGTGAAGTCCCCACAACTTCCCGGGCCGACCCCCCCACAGGAGGACACGAGTTGAAGCACCGACGCATACCCAGGCGGCGGGCCGCCGTGATCGGCGCGGGTATCACCGCGCTGGTCGCCGCGGGAGTCACCTTCCAGAGTGCGAACGCCAGCGAGGCCCCGAAGGCCTCCGCCCCCGAGACCCTGTCGGTCACGGCGGCCGGAAAGCTCGCCTCCACGCTGCTCGGCGACCTCGGCACCGACGCGGCGGGCACGTACTACGACGCGCAGGCGAAGAGCCTCGTGGTCAACGTCCTCGACGAGGCCGCCGCGCAGACCGTCGAGGAGGCCGGCGCCAAGGCGAGAGTCGTCGAGAACTCACTCGCCGAGCTGAAGAGCGCGCGCACCGCCCTCACCGAGGACGCCACGATCCCGGGCACCTCCTGGGCGACCGACCCGACCACCAACAAGGTCGTCGTCACCGCCGACCGCACGGTCTCGAAGGCCGAGTGGGCCAAGCTGACCAAGGTGGTCGACGGGCTCGGCGCCAAGGCCGAGCTCAAGCGGACCAAGGGCGAGTACAAGCCCTTCGTCGCGGGCGGCGACGCCATCACCGGCAACGGCGGGCGCTGCTCCCTCGGCTTCAACGTGACCAAGGGCGGGGAGCCGTACTTCCTCACCGCCGGCCACTGCACGGAGGGCATCACGACTTGGTCGGACTTCTCCGGGAACGTCATCGGCGAGAACGAGGCGTCCAGCTTCCCTGACGACGACTACGGCCTCGTCAAGTACACCGCCGAGGTCGACCACCCGAGCGAGGTGAACCTCTACGACGGCTCCACCCAGGCCATCTCGGGTGCCGCCGACGCCACCGTCGGCATGGAGGTGACCCGCAGCGGCTCCACCACCCAGGTGCACTCCGGGACGGTCACCGGCCTGGACGCCACCGTCAACTACGGCAACGGCGACATCGTCAACGGCCTGATCCAGACCGACGTCTGCGCCGAGCCCGGCGACAGCGGCGGTTCGCTCTTCTCGGGCGACAAGGCCATCGGCCTCACCTCCGGCGGCAGCGGTGACTGCGCCTCCGGCGGTACGACCTTCTTCCAGCCGGTGACGGAGGCCCTGTCGGCCACCGGTACGCAGATCGGCTGAGCGCACACACATCGCAGGCAGAAGTCCCGTCCCGCGCGCGAGGGGCGGGACTTCCGCGTGCCCGGGGTGGGGCTCCGCGTGTCCGCGGTGGGACTTCCGCGTGTCCGCGGTGGGGCTCCGCGTGCCCGGGGTGGGTCGGCCGGCCCGCGGGTCAGCCGGCCCGGGTGGGCAGCTCCGCCTCCTGCCGTCCGCGGCGCAGCGCGGACGCCAGGATCGTGATCACCGTCCCCGCGACCGCCCAGGCCCACAGCACCAGCAGGGAGACGGTCGTGTCGTTGCCCTTGAAGTAGGCGATCGAGCGGGCCGCCCAGGTGCCCGCGCCCGGCGGCAGCCACGGGCCGATCTCCTTCCAGAACGGCGGCAGCATCGGCAGCGGGAAGGCGCCGCCCGCGCTCGGGTTGCCCGCGATCACCACGAGCAGGATCGCCAGCCCGATGCCGACGATCCCGAAGACGCCCTGGAGTGCGAGGGTGGCCGCGCCCACGGCGAACGTGATCAGCGCGCCGAGCCCCCACAGGTCCACCACGCCGCCGGGCAGCGCGCCGAGGACCGGCCCGATGATCACCGCGCCGCCGAGCCCGCCGACGATCGACACCAGGGCCATCACGATCAGCCGGATCGCCGCGCGGCGCGGGTTGGCGGGACGGGCGCCGGTGCTGATCGCCAGGATCGAGGCGCACAGATAGCCGCCGACGCACCAGCCCACGACCAGGTAGAAGGACGACAGCCCGTCGAAGTCGTCGGCGGCGGCCGGGGCCACGTC
Coding sequences within it:
- a CDS encoding DUF5685 family protein; this translates as MFGIVRPCRHRLGESLTSQWMAHLCGLCLALRKDHGQFARIVTNYDGLLISVLTEAQAGRGSGAGRRTAGPCPLRGMRTASVAHGEGARLAAAVSLVLASAKVRDHVADGDGLLARRPVALAARRIATGWDAAGARGGGAVGFDTAVLVDAVDRQGGIEALAGPGTPLLTVTEPTETATAAAFAHTAHLAGRPHNAEPLAEAGRLFGRLAHLLDAVEDRETDAASGAWNPLTATGTPLTEARRLADDAVHGVRLALRAVEFGDGRLVHRLLVHELGNSVDRAFGTVSCAHGSHPYAPPGTPGAPGGPGAPTPPEPPRRDRRGLLAGCAVWLGLACTCQLCCGTYHDPWSGERKEGRCTNCDCGGCDGCCSCCDCCSNCCGDDGCGCDGCDCGCNC
- a CDS encoding DUF1684 domain-containing protein codes for the protein MTTDASGEWKRWHEQRVATVSAPYGPLALTGTHWLEDYPEGQLPDIPGNWTADGDAVLLTAAGADGLTVDGRPLDGEARLTADPGPASAARVACGERRIVVLLREGVWGVRDFDPAAGARRAFRGIAATPYDPRWSVPGRCTPYDTGRRSVRVPNADRRERGLGLGGELAFTLAGRHLTLQVGVEADGSLWAVFADATSGSTSYRFRFLRPAAPDAEGRTVVDFNRALLPPCAFADHFVCPLPPPGNTLDARIEAGERELR
- a CDS encoding S1 family peptidase, whose amino-acid sequence is MRIKRTTPRSGITRRTRLIAVSSGLVAAAAIAIPSANAAPTPATFSAAELNSASGAVLEADVPGTAWAVDSKTGRVLLTVDSTVSQAEIAKIKKEAGDKAGAFTIKRTPGTFNKLIQGGDAIYASSWRCSLGFNVRSSSGAEYFLTAGHCTDGAGTWYSNSGRTSVIGSTAGSSFPGNDYGIVRYSGSVSRPGTANGVDITRAATPSVGTTVIRDGSTTGTHSGRVTALNATVNYGGGDVVGGLIQTTVCAEPGDSGGALYGSNGTAYGLTSGGSGNCRSGGTTFFQPVTEALNAYGVSVY
- a CDS encoding S1 family peptidase, coding for MKHRRIPRRRAAVIGAGITALVAAGVTFQSANASEAPKASAPETLSVTAAGKLASTLLGDLGTDAAGTYYDAQAKSLVVNVLDEAAAQTVEEAGAKARVVENSLAELKSARTALTEDATIPGTSWATDPTTNKVVVTADRTVSKAEWAKLTKVVDGLGAKAELKRTKGEYKPFVAGGDAITGNGGRCSLGFNVTKGGEPYFLTAGHCTEGITTWSDFSGNVIGENEASSFPDDDYGLVKYTAEVDHPSEVNLYDGSTQAISGAADATVGMEVTRSGSTTQVHSGTVTGLDATVNYGNGDIVNGLIQTDVCAEPGDSGGSLFSGDKAIGLTSGGSGDCASGGTTFFQPVTEALSATGTQIG
- a CDS encoding ABC transporter permease, which translates into the protein MSHTPVTDRRSGPFLGEVKDAVTPRATLLVLGVIALQLLFIASYVGALHDPKPKDVPFGVVAPPAAAERTVDRLERLPGSPLDPRTVADAASARRQIENREIDGALVVDPSGRTDTLLVASGGGTVLATTLEGLVTKVERAEGRTVRTVDVAPAAADDFDGLSSFYLVVGWCVGGYLCASILAISTGARPANPRRAAIRLIVMALVSIVGGLGGAVIIGPVLGALPGGVVDLWGLGALITFAVGAATLALQGVFGIVGIGLAILLVVIAGNPSAGGAFPLPMLPPFWKEIGPWLPPGAGTWAARSIAYFKGNDTTVSLLVLWAWAVAGTVITILASALRRGRQEAELPTRAG